Genomic DNA from Oryza sativa Japonica Group chromosome 5, ASM3414082v1:
gatgtgacttgccttgctcgctttcccaaacgccggcttcaacttccacgaagagcggatcttccgaagctgcagcgtctacacgaccaacggaaaagaaaaggcttttactataataaactccatataacagcagaaacaaagcacaaaaatgggttcttgacttcttaaggaaaaattagagacttgaacggtccaattccgagttcaaatggccaagttatggccatttgaaatttatatgctctttaaatggatatttgcgaatttcttcatttaaattttaattaaaaactcatttattgcatcagccgagagagagggcgcgcggaccgggtccacgggagtggggcccacgcgtcagcctcacggtccacggtggaccgggtgcacgcggctgacgccgaccggcgccgtgggtcccacgcgtcagccgcacccgcgggcgcgggcggctgacggccgggcccacctggcagccgcggggcgcgcccgaaggcggcctcgccggcacggccgacggaaggcggcgcacccgcgccccgatggtcgccgccggcgaccaacggcgcgacggagcggcgcccgagagaggggagggaagggggaagtgaaacaacggtcctcggctcaccccgggacgacgaggacggcggaaacgacgaccggagcggaggaaggcggcggcgcggttcggatcgacgaggacggcggcgctccgacggtcggcgggcgaaacggaggcgcggacgaggtcgacgaggacgcggcgaagccgatggaggtgacgccgagacgggaggaggtccggggcgacgacggcggcgaactgaagctcggcggcgacggcggagagagaggacgacggcgcgagcacgaatccgacggggagagcgagcggcgagcggcggaaacggaggagagaggcacagggaacaattatatagcgtcgggagtgagagagggcggccggaggagatggaaaccggcgcggaggatccggccgccattgattgcgccggcgaggattgcgggagagattccaaacgaatccgagggagagagagagggaaaaacaggggaaaagggagagggaatcgcggggaatatttcccccccactttaatgcgcgcggggacggcgggatgcggcggattcggcggcggcggcggcgctagggcacgggcgggcggcgggagcggcgcgaggtgggggatgacaggtgggccccacccgtcagcgagggtggcaggcgggcccgcctgtcagcggcgcgcgcgcggggaggaggccgatgggccgcgggggagaggagagagagggagggagagttgggccgagccggcccaagagaggaaggggggaaagggaactttttagggcttttctttttataaaatcattttaactttgtttatttcttctcaatatttatttgtgctctgaaaattccactaaaatttgagggctccttttagaccaaggagaatttaacaaaaattctccgggccacatttgaatttttcttgtacgtattttagtgtttgccaatttctttccgaattttaattaattctattattccttttagcggatgatttttaattcgggatgaatttatcaggacgtgacagtacTATGGTGCACCCAGTACCATTACCACCCTTGGCGGTGTCTTGTAATGAGTTTTAACAGTATAGTGGTTCGGAAGTTAAAAATAAGCTCAGATATCATCAGATGTgacatgtgaaactttgggtgataaaaatagaaaaaaagttgTCTTTCATATTTAAATACCATGCCTCTATAAGGATATATCCTAGTATGTTGTCGTGACTAATTACCATCATCGGTACTCTACAATTTTACTGGGTGCTTACATTCGATCCGAAGCTACTTTGTTTTTAAGATAGAAATGGAGCGTATAAAGGATGTCCGTCCTTTTATTCCAATAAGAACAAACACAAAGCACATATGGAAAATACTAAATCCACTACAACAAAATCATAGACCATACAAAGCAGGTAAAGATGTAGCAATCCACATTGATTCTTCATCCACTACTACAACAAGCGCATATGAAAGGCCGCATATGCATGATCATTGTGAATATGACATGCCCTTGTCGAGCAAACGTCACTTCATGCAAATATGTTATTTCAAGCGACATCAATATATGGttacaaaattttaaacatTGGTATATTAATGACTTTCATATATGCATATTAATTTCAATTGAAAGACATCTTGTTGTCCATGATTCCAAACAAGAGGTAGTGTACAAGGCATTATTTAGTTGAGCTCTCGCTCACTTTGCATCACAGAAGCATAACCTAGACATAGGTAATTCATTACAGAATCAAAAACTGCAGCAGCTACAATGAGGGTAAAAACTAGAAAGAAGGATTTATTATGTTCCTTAGTTTATTCAGCCACGAAAGAGTGACTTAAAAAAATGTACACTTCTTCCAAAGTGAAAATTATGGGATGTCTTACTTATGGAATGCTCCTACACACTGAGGTTGTTCTTGCTGACCCCTCGTTTCTATGAGAAGTTTATTATAACATACCAAGTCGATAGTTTACTGCAAACAAAATGGATAATAAACCTGATGTTTCAACAAAACTACAGGAACTCACGCATGATGTACCCAAAGGTAACTGGTTCTTGACACACTACAAATCTGTGGTAGTCCTTTTCCATCTTGAAGACGAATCAACGCTGTGTTTAGAATCAGCTGTTCCCAACATGCGAATTGcgcacagaaaacggagcgCTCCATTAGAGCGTgcttaattaagtattagctttttttttcaaaaatgggtccatatgattttttgaagcaacttttgtatagaaaccttttgcaaaaaacacaccgtatAGCAGTTTGAGAAGCTTGCGCGCGGAATACGatggagatgggttgggaaccctggaTTCCAAACACAGACCAAGTCTATCCAAAATGTTTAGACAAGAAAATACGTAACAAGTTGGTTTACAGAAATACGAATTAGATCAATCCTGCACTACAAGCAGAGTAAAATGGTGATTTCTCTTAAATCTCTCGAATGGTGATTTAAGAATTCAGTGCAAACCTAATCCTTGCTATAATCAAATGTTCGGTACCGCATCAGAGGAACAAAAAAAAGCGCCTGGCGTACCATAATTTTGTCATTCTTGTTGAAATTTGTAATTTATGATGCATGAGGCCACACGACCTTAATGTTCAACGTGTCATGCATTAGTGAAATAATAGCTCAGAAAACGCAGCAAATATAGCTAGATAACGGTTGCAATCCTGACCAAACTAACGTATAAAGTGAGCGATGAGTCATATCATTATCTCCCGCCTGCTAACCATCGTGTACACCATCCGATCCCAAAAATGACAACTTCTAGGGATGAACCTGGacaaggtttagggtttagggatgaatctggacaaatgaTTGTTCAGGTTCATCCCTAGATGTTGGTTTCTCCttacgggacggagggagtatatgtgatgGACACAAAAGTTACTTTCATGATGAAACCAAAGGGGATTTGTTGGGGCACCTAATAGAACATCTGTCCAAATGGCATGACTCACTTATATCCTAATAGGACATCCAAGAAAAACTAACACTCTAAAGCAACCGATGAGGAATTGAAAGAAAATACGTGCCACCGCATCTATAAATGGACAAGCGCAATGGAAACCCTCCTCATCGTTCACACAGTTCAAGCATTATACAGCAAAATAGAAAGATCTAGTGTCCCGCAGCAATGAAGATCATTTTCGTCTTTGCTCTCCTTGCTATTGCTGCATGCAGCGCCTCTGCACAGTTTGATGTTTTAGGTCAAAGTTATAGGCAATATCAGCTGCAGTCGCCTGTCCTGCTACAGCAACCGGTGCTTAGCCCATATAATGAGTTCGTAAGGCAGCAGTATGGCATAGCGGCAAGCCCCTTCTTGCAATCAGCTGCGTTTCAACTGAGAAACAACCAAGTCTGGCAACAGCTCGCGCTGGTGGCGCAACAATCTCACTATCAGGACATTAACATTGTTCAGGCCATAGCGCAGCAGCTACAACTCCAGCAGTTTGGTGATCTTTACTTTGATCGGAATCtggctcaagctcaagctctgTTGGCTTTTAACGTGCCATCTAGATATGGTATCTACCCTAGGTACAATGGTGCACCCAGTACCATTACCACCCTTGGCGGTGTCTTGTAATGAGTTTTAACAGTATAGTGGTTCGGAAGTTAAAAATAAGCTCAGATATCATCATATGTgacatgtgaaactttgggtgatataaatagaaaaaaagttgTCTTTCATATTTAAATACCATGCCTCTATAAGGATATATCCTATTACGTTGTCGTGACTAATTACCATCATCGGTACTCTACAATTTTACTGTGTGCTTACATTCGATCCGAAGCTACTTTGTTTTTAAGATAGAAATGGAGCGTATAAAGGATGTCCGTCCTTTTATTCCAATAAGAACAAACACAAAGCACATATGTAAAATACTAAATCCACTACAACAAAATCATAGACCATACAAAGCAGGTAAAGATGTAGCAATCCACATTGATTCTTCATCCACTACTACAACAAGCGCATATGAAAGGCCGCATATGCATGATCATTGTGAATATGACATGCCCTTGTCGAGCAAACGTGTCACTTCATGCAAATATGTTGTTTCAAGCGACATCAATATATGGttacaaaattttaaacatTGGTATATTAATGACTTTCATATATGCATATTAATTTCAATTCAAAGACATCTTGTTGTCCGTCATTCCTAACAAGAGGTAGTGTACAAGGCATTATTTAGTTGAGCTCTCGCTCACTTTGCATCACAGAAGCATAACCTAGACATAGGTATAGAATCAAAAACTGCAGCAGCAACAATGATGGTAAAAACTAGAAAGAAGGATTTATTATGTTCCTTAGTTTATTCAGCCACGAAAGAGTGactgaaaaaaaatgtacactTCTTCCAAAGTGAAAATTATGGGATGTCTTACTTATGGAATGCTCCTACACACTGAGGTTGTTCTTGCTGACCCCTCGTTTCTATGAGAAGTTTATTATAACATACCAAGTCGATAGTTTACTGCAAACAAAATGGATAATAAACCTGATGTTTCAACAAAACTACAGGAACTCACGCATGATGTACCCAAAGGTAACTGGTTCTTGACACACTACAAATCTGTGGTAGTCCTTTTCCATCTCGAAGACGAATCAACGCTGTGTTTAGAATCAGCTGTTCCCAACATGCGAATTGcgcacagaaaacggagcgCTCCATTagagcgtgattaattaagtattagctttttttttcaaaaatgggtccatatgaatttttgaagcaacttttgtatagaaaccttttgcaaaaaacacaccgtatAGCAGTTTGAGAAGCTTGCGCGCGGAATACGATGGaggtgggttgggaaccctggaTTCCAAACACAGCCCAAGTCTATCCAAAATGTTTAGACCAGAAAATACGTAACAAGTTGGTTTACAGAAATACGAATTAGATCAATCCTGCACTACAAGTAGAGTAAAGTGGTGATTTCTCTTAAATCTCTCGAATGGTGATTTAAGAATTCAATGCAAACCTAATCCTTGCTATAATCAAATGTTCGGTACCGCATCAAGGGAACAATAAAAAGCGCCTGGCGTACCATAATTTTGTCATTCTTGTTGAAATTTGTAATTTATGATGCATGAGGCCACACGACCTTAATGTTCAACGTGTCATGCATTAGTGAAATAATAGCTCACAAAACGCAGCAAATATAGCTAGATAACGGTTGCAATCCTTACCAAACTAACGTATAAAGTGAGCGATGAGTCATATCATTATCTCCCGCCTGCTAACCATCGTGTACACCATCCGATCCCAAAAATGACAACTTCTAGGGATGAACCTGGacaaggtttagggtttagggatgaatctggacaaatgaTTGTTCAGGTTCATCCCTAGATGTTGGTTTCTCCttacgggacggagggagtatatgtgatgGACACAAAAGTTACTTTCATGATGAAACCAAAGGGGATTTGTTGGGGCACCTAATAGAACATCTGTCCAAATGGCATGACTCACTTATATCCTAATAGGACATCCAAGAAAAACTAACACTCTAAAGCAACCGATGAGGAATTGAAAGAAAATACGTGCCACCGCATCTATAAATGGACAAGCGCAATGGAAACCCTCCTCATCGTTCACACAGTTCAAGCATTATACAGCAAAATAGAAAGATCTAGTGTCCCGCAGCAATGAAGATCATTTTCGTCTTTGCTCTCCTTGCTATTGCTGCATGCAGCGCCTCTGCGCAGTTTGATGTTTTAGGTCAAAGTTATAGGCAATATCAGCTGCAGTCGCCTGTCCTGCTACAGCAACAGGTGCTTAGCCCATATAATGAGTTCGTAAGGCAGCAGTATGGCATAGCGGCAAGCCCCTTCTTGCAATCAGCTGCGTTTCAACTGAGAAACAACCAAGTCTGGCAACAGCTCGCGCTGGTGGCGCAACAATCTCACTATCAGGACATTAACATTGTTCAGGCCATAGCGCAGCAGCTACAACTCCAGCAGTTTGGTGATCTCTACTTTGATCGGAATCtggctcaagctcaagctctgTTGGCTTTTAACGTGCCATCTAGATATGGTATCTACCCTAGGTACTATGGTGCACCCAGTACCATTACCACCCTTGGCGGTGTCTTGTAATGAGTTTTAACAGTATAGTGGTTCGGAAGTTAAAAATAAGCTCAGATATCATCATATGTgacatgtgaaactttgggtgatataaatagaaaaaaagttgTCTTTCATATTTAAATACCATGCCTCTATAAGGATATATCCTAGTACGTTGTCGTGACTAATTACCATCATCGGTACTCTACAATTTTACTGGGTGCTTACATTCGATCCGAAGCTACTTTGTTTTTAAGATAGAAATGGAGCGTATAAAGGATGTCCGTCCTTTTATTCCAATAAGAACAAACACAAAGCACATATGGAAAATACTAAATCCACTACAACAAAATCATAGACCATACAAAGCAGGTAAAGATGTAGCAATCCACATTGATTCTTCATCCACTACTACAACAAGCGCATATGAAAGG
This window encodes:
- the LOC136356765 gene encoding prolamin PPROL 14E-like gives rise to the protein MKIIFVFALLAIAACSASAQFDVLGQSYRQYQLQSPVLLQQPVLSPYNEFVRQQYGIAASPFLQSAAFQLRNNQVWQQLALVAQQSHYQDINIVQAIAQQLQLQQFGDLYFDRNLAQAQALLAFNVPSRYGIYPRYNGAPSTITTLGGVL
- the LOC136356575 gene encoding prolamin PPROL 14E translates to MKIIFVFALLAIAACSASAQFDVLGQSYRQYQLQSPVLLQQQVLSPYNEFVRQQYGIAASPFLQSAAFQLRNNQVWQQLALVAQQSHYQDINIVQAIAQQLQLQQFGDLYFDRNLAQAQALLAFNVPSRYGIYPRYYGAPSTITTLGGVL